A genomic window from Candidatus Methylacidiphilum fumarolicum includes:
- a CDS encoding zinc ribbon domain-containing protein, which translates to MKPSQRCHRCGGVVKKTLGDRWHECACGASCHRDENSALGLLDWGLAKWEKDHGFAFPGPKVVVCGKEWTGTDPCVEREALAGWNLAAGWKSASRAYSGETARREARNSIPEPSGLDGVVHAFSGSLLSSQWIVFFTHFSKATTAISKCSITESSLGL; encoded by the coding sequence TTGAAGCCAAGCCAGAGATGCCACCGATGCGGCGGCGTCGTGAAAAAGACCCTCGGCGACCGGTGGCATGAGTGCGCATGCGGAGCGTCCTGCCATCGGGACGAGAACTCGGCGCTCGGGCTTCTCGACTGGGGCTTGGCGAAATGGGAGAAGGATCACGGCTTCGCCTTTCCGGGGCCGAAGGTCGTTGTATGCGGAAAGGAATGGACGGGAACCGATCCATGCGTGGAGCGGGAAGCTCTGGCCGGATGGAACCTCGCTGCGGGCTGGAAGTCCGCGAGCCGAGCATACTCCGGTGAAACTGCCCGCAGGGAAGCGCGAAACTCCATCCCAGAGCCCTCAGGCTTGGATGGAGTAGTTCATGCTTTTTCTGGTAGCTTACTAAGCAGCCAATGGATTGTTTTTTTCACCCACTTTTCGAAAGCAACGACGGCCATTTCTAAATGTTCTATTACTGAGTCTTCTTTAGGACTATGA
- a CDS encoding FAD-dependent oxidoreductase codes for MEGFHPSKNNRKDFVLNSQYNGHRTCFIEEAPSLRKTKIARKREKMEFLKESLLPLSLNAAIGEASRCLYCWNPPCVNACPTGIEIPKFVKRIETGDIRGAAEVILKANFLGGTCGRVCPVEELCEGACVLTKLKKPSVSIGRLQRFAIDYFWAMQKLPSQWHIQTQKKKKVAIVGSGPAGLSCAATLAQLGIEAVILEKNRLPGGLSTYVIPSFREPIEVSLKEVEEVKKLGVTIHTEKELGKDFSLEELRTAYDAVFLAIGLGQSPQLQIPGEAYILDSLEFLSRTKLEPWSLPDANNIVIIGLGNTAIDCALVAKKIAKEKVSILYRKRFEESRAYPKEIEKVLKEAVPIQSLAIVKEAIVKENKLVGLKCQRVNPHSSLHSVEKKEQNGIEFFLPAELVIRASGQQKPLWIKTMAIELDNGFIKVNEKYETSVPRVYAGGDCIRKKGMFSTVHAVEDGKKAAFSIAASFP; via the coding sequence ATGGAAGGATTCCATCCATCCAAAAACAACAGGAAGGACTTTGTACTAAATAGTCAATATAATGGGCATAGGACTTGCTTCATTGAAGAAGCTCCTTCATTAAGAAAAACGAAGATAGCAAGAAAAAGGGAAAAAATGGAATTTTTAAAAGAATCTCTCCTTCCTCTGTCCCTAAACGCAGCAATAGGAGAAGCAAGCCGCTGCCTTTATTGCTGGAATCCTCCTTGCGTAAATGCCTGTCCAACGGGCATTGAAATTCCTAAGTTTGTCAAGCGCATTGAAACGGGAGATATTAGAGGTGCTGCCGAAGTTATTTTAAAAGCCAATTTTCTTGGTGGGACCTGTGGCAGAGTCTGTCCAGTAGAAGAGCTCTGTGAAGGTGCTTGTGTATTAACCAAATTAAAAAAACCCTCTGTTTCTATTGGCAGGCTTCAACGTTTTGCCATTGACTATTTCTGGGCTATGCAGAAGCTTCCTTCACAATGGCACATTCAGACTCAGAAAAAGAAAAAGGTTGCCATCGTAGGATCTGGACCGGCGGGGCTAAGCTGTGCAGCTACTTTAGCTCAGTTGGGAATAGAAGCAGTCATACTTGAAAAAAATCGACTCCCAGGAGGACTTTCCACCTACGTTATCCCTTCTTTTCGCGAGCCAATCGAGGTTTCGCTCAAAGAAGTCGAAGAAGTCAAAAAACTTGGAGTGACAATACACACAGAAAAGGAGCTTGGAAAAGACTTTTCCTTAGAAGAGCTTAGAACTGCTTACGATGCCGTATTCTTAGCCATTGGCTTAGGTCAGAGCCCACAGCTCCAGATCCCTGGAGAAGCATACATTCTGGACAGCCTAGAGTTTCTCTCTAGAACAAAATTAGAGCCTTGGTCTTTGCCTGATGCCAACAATATTGTGATCATTGGCCTTGGTAATACTGCCATTGATTGCGCTCTAGTAGCAAAGAAGATAGCTAAGGAAAAGGTCAGCATTCTTTATAGAAAAAGGTTTGAAGAGTCTCGAGCTTATCCAAAAGAAATAGAAAAAGTGCTCAAAGAAGCCGTTCCCATTCAATCTTTGGCCATAGTGAAAGAGGCAATTGTAAAAGAAAACAAATTAGTTGGACTAAAATGCCAACGTGTCAATCCCCACAGCAGCCTGCATTCAGTAGAAAAAAAAGAACAAAATGGAATAGAATTTTTTTTACCCGCTGAATTGGTCATTCGAGCAAGCGGTCAACAAAAGCCCTTATGGATCAAGACAATGGCCATTGAACTTGACAATGGTTTTATTAAGGTCAATGAAAAATATGAAACTTCCGTTCCTAGGGTATATGCTGGAGGGGATTGCATACGGAAAAAAGGAATGTTTTCGACCGTCCATGCTGTTGAAGATGGGAAAAAAGCCGCTTTCTCTATTGCTGCCTCTTTTCCCTAA
- the preA gene encoding NAD-dependent dihydropyrimidine dehydrogenase subunit PreA gives MIELSIEFAGIRSINPFWLASGPPTNSAAQVNAAFEAGFGGAVWKTIGTAVENVSSRYSSYKKWDRILGLNNLELISDRPLELNLKEIQEIKKRWPDRAVIVSIMEEYDRKKWEELVKKVEASGADGIELNFGCPHGMPERGTGSKIGQDPTLCREVTSWVKRGTRLPLIVKLTPNVTDITQTAKAAMEGGASALSLINTIQAITGVDLETFEVLPSIGGKSSYGGYSGEAIKPIALGLTAKVASMEMVQEKQVPISAMGGISTWRDSVEFLLLGASSVQLCSAVMLNGFRIIDDLLSGLKHWMQAKGFRSIADFRGKSLSHIVPFRKLEPTFKQIAQIDPQKCIHCFLCYIVCRDAAHRCIDLTDGKELYTMIPPSGKHEWIFPKVRIEDCVGCSLCQHVCPVDSCIEMITMEAQKLEVRPGIRKQSLETIGKKATGEVLYGCSD, from the coding sequence ATGATTGAATTATCTATAGAATTTGCTGGAATCCGTTCCATAAATCCGTTTTGGCTTGCATCTGGTCCCCCAACTAACTCAGCAGCTCAAGTAAACGCTGCTTTTGAAGCGGGTTTTGGAGGAGCCGTCTGGAAAACCATTGGCACAGCCGTAGAAAATGTATCCAGTCGCTATAGTTCCTATAAAAAATGGGACCGAATTTTAGGTTTAAATAATCTTGAACTTATTTCTGACCGTCCCCTCGAGCTGAATCTCAAAGAAATCCAGGAAATTAAAAAAAGATGGCCCGATCGAGCAGTAATCGTATCGATAATGGAGGAATACGATCGAAAAAAGTGGGAAGAACTAGTAAAAAAGGTCGAAGCCAGCGGAGCCGATGGGATCGAACTTAATTTTGGCTGCCCTCATGGAATGCCAGAAAGAGGCACAGGCAGTAAAATTGGACAAGACCCAACCCTCTGTAGGGAAGTGACCTCTTGGGTAAAAAGAGGGACACGTTTACCCCTGATTGTTAAGCTTACTCCCAATGTGACAGATATTACGCAGACAGCCAAAGCCGCAATGGAAGGGGGAGCTTCTGCCTTAAGCCTCATCAACACAATACAAGCCATCACAGGCGTGGACCTTGAAACCTTTGAAGTCCTACCAAGTATTGGTGGGAAAAGCAGTTATGGGGGCTATTCTGGAGAAGCTATCAAACCTATTGCGCTTGGTCTAACTGCTAAGGTAGCCTCCATGGAAATGGTCCAAGAGAAACAAGTTCCAATTTCTGCTATGGGCGGTATCTCCACCTGGAGAGACAGCGTTGAATTTCTGTTGCTTGGGGCTTCTTCTGTTCAACTTTGTTCAGCTGTGATGCTGAATGGATTTAGGATCATTGATGATCTACTTTCTGGACTCAAACATTGGATGCAAGCAAAAGGTTTTAGGTCCATTGCTGATTTTAGGGGCAAATCCCTTTCTCACATTGTTCCCTTTCGCAAGCTAGAGCCAACATTCAAACAGATCGCTCAAATCGATCCACAAAAATGCATTCATTGTTTTCTTTGCTATATAGTTTGCCGGGACGCAGCCCATCGCTGCATTGATCTTACTGATGGCAAAGAACTTTACACTATGATTCCTCCCTCTGGGAAGCATGAGTGGATATTCCCAAAGGTTAGAATAGAGGACTGTGTGGGCTGTTCGCTCTGCCAACATGTTTGCCCTGTCGATTCCTGTATAGAAATGATAACAATGGAGGCACAAAAACTAGAGGTGCGCCCAGGCATCCGAAAACAATCATTAGAGACAATAGGAAAGAAGGCGACCGGAGAAGTTCTTTATGGATGTAGTGATTAA
- the hydA gene encoding dihydropyrimidinase — MDVVIKNGILVNADGKTEMDIGIEAEKIVALGKNLSGRKTIDANGKYLIPGGIDVHTHLETVFGGNQTADDFLSGHLGAIAGGTTSHINFCFPNPGQSLHATLANWQQKVRSKSLIDYGFHLVIREESHLEELPMLLEKGVSSIKCFLAYKDTLQIDEELFFKTVEKAKEHGLLTMVHAENGNIIDYLIKKALANQLISPIFHARTRPPELESQSIHFAASVASMLNAPLYIVHVSSIKGLEEIRRAKERGTDLWAETCPQYLFFTEADLERKGHTPGLEHFEGAKWICSPPLRKQEDQMALWEGLRLGLIDVVSTDHCSFHFSSQKTRGLSDFSKIPNGVPGIEERMALLFHYGCNQRNLPMERFVSLTAEIPAFLFGLEGQKGRLAEGYDADIVLWNPNKRQILSVDSHHIQLDYNLYEGFTIEGGAEMVMLRGKIIYANGQFSVEQGNGKYLFRSSYKHSLNHDAKS, encoded by the coding sequence ATGGATGTAGTGATTAAAAATGGCATTTTGGTTAATGCAGATGGAAAAACGGAAATGGACATAGGGATAGAAGCGGAGAAAATCGTTGCGTTAGGGAAAAATCTTTCTGGACGAAAAACCATTGATGCGAACGGAAAATATCTGATTCCTGGAGGAATAGACGTTCACACCCATCTTGAAACGGTTTTTGGGGGTAACCAAACCGCCGACGATTTCCTCTCCGGCCATCTTGGAGCAATTGCTGGAGGAACAACTTCCCACATTAATTTTTGTTTTCCAAATCCTGGCCAAAGTCTCCATGCCACTCTAGCCAATTGGCAACAGAAAGTCCGTTCGAAATCCCTTATTGATTATGGATTTCATTTGGTGATTCGTGAAGAAAGCCATTTAGAAGAATTACCAATGCTTCTTGAGAAAGGAGTAAGTAGCATCAAATGTTTCCTTGCCTATAAAGATACCCTGCAAATCGATGAAGAGCTATTTTTTAAAACAGTTGAAAAAGCGAAGGAACATGGTCTTTTGACCATGGTGCATGCTGAAAATGGGAACATCATTGATTACCTTATTAAGAAGGCCCTTGCCAACCAGTTAATCTCTCCGATATTTCATGCTCGGACCAGGCCTCCTGAATTAGAATCTCAATCCATCCACTTTGCCGCTTCGGTTGCTTCTATGCTCAATGCGCCCTTATACATTGTTCATGTAAGCTCGATAAAGGGACTCGAGGAAATCCGAAGGGCCAAAGAGAGAGGGACCGATCTATGGGCTGAAACTTGCCCTCAATACCTCTTCTTTACCGAGGCAGATTTAGAAAGAAAGGGACATACACCCGGCTTAGAACATTTCGAAGGAGCTAAATGGATATGCTCTCCCCCATTGAGGAAACAAGAGGATCAAATGGCTCTATGGGAGGGACTTCGATTGGGTCTAATCGATGTGGTTTCGACGGATCACTGTTCGTTTCATTTCTCATCCCAGAAGACACGAGGCCTATCCGATTTTTCAAAAATCCCCAATGGCGTTCCGGGCATAGAAGAAAGAATGGCTTTATTATTTCATTATGGCTGTAATCAAAGGAACCTCCCAATGGAAAGATTCGTAAGCCTTACGGCTGAGATTCCTGCCTTTCTTTTTGGTTTAGAGGGACAAAAAGGAAGGCTAGCTGAAGGATATGATGCTGACATTGTCTTATGGAATCCAAACAAAAGACAAATCCTCTCTGTGGATTCCCATCACATTCAGCTAGATTATAATCTCTATGAAGGCTTTACAATTGAAGGTGGAGCAGAAATGGTCATGCTCAGAGGCAAAATTATTTATGCAAACGGCCAATTTTCCGTCGAACAAGGAAATGGCAAATATCTTTTCCGATCTTCCTATAAGCATTCTTTAAACCATGATGCTAAATCCTAA
- a CDS encoding Zn-dependent hydrolase has translation MMLNPKRTIAELLELKALTDNGLGAQRVAFSAGWQKARKWFLNKVQEFPFKTEMDTAGNLWAKIQGQRPEELWIGGHLDSVPSGGWLDGVFDLLAGLEVLRTYTSVKPPITLCLVDWADEEGSRFGRSLFGSSAVSGSLKKEEIFSLKDASGLSLAEVLEANGLSANKVGEAAKLKNKAVAYLEVHIEQGPILEKLSVPLGAVLGTAGVERHRLVFRGKTNHSGSTPMWLRKDAFVGAARLVYFLRSVANRYQGVATAGCCELEPGIPTAIPGVCRLTIEERNLDKTNLEKMWEETVKEAQKIAYEENLELEAEPLLRIEPVRFHPQLVELCKESILEVCSKVHSLGSGPLHDASEIAKAGIPTAMMFVQSKEGISHSPKEDSVIEHLEMAVVAFEKWVKKTIHWLLSKLPEKA, from the coding sequence ATGATGCTAAATCCTAAAAGAACCATTGCTGAACTTTTAGAATTAAAAGCACTGACCGACAATGGATTAGGGGCTCAAAGGGTGGCTTTTAGTGCCGGTTGGCAAAAGGCTAGAAAATGGTTTCTCAACAAAGTCCAAGAGTTTCCCTTTAAAACTGAAATGGACACCGCCGGAAATCTATGGGCAAAAATTCAGGGACAAAGGCCAGAAGAACTTTGGATTGGAGGACATTTAGATTCTGTTCCCTCTGGAGGATGGCTCGATGGAGTTTTTGATTTGCTGGCCGGGCTAGAAGTCCTAAGAACCTATACTTCGGTCAAGCCTCCAATTACGCTTTGTTTAGTAGATTGGGCAGACGAAGAAGGGAGTCGATTTGGCAGAAGCCTGTTTGGTTCCAGTGCTGTCTCAGGCAGTTTAAAAAAAGAAGAAATCTTTTCACTAAAAGATGCCTCTGGCCTTTCGCTTGCTGAGGTCTTAGAGGCTAACGGGTTATCAGCCAACAAAGTGGGGGAAGCGGCTAAGCTTAAAAACAAGGCCGTAGCGTATCTGGAAGTGCATATCGAACAGGGTCCCATCTTAGAAAAGTTGTCTGTACCACTTGGAGCTGTCCTTGGGACCGCAGGGGTAGAACGACACAGACTCGTTTTTAGGGGTAAAACAAATCATAGTGGTTCGACCCCAATGTGGCTTAGAAAAGATGCTTTTGTAGGGGCAGCTCGCCTGGTCTATTTTTTACGCTCCGTTGCGAATCGATATCAAGGAGTTGCAACGGCTGGCTGTTGTGAACTCGAACCTGGGATTCCAACTGCCATTCCAGGCGTTTGCCGACTGACCATAGAGGAACGCAACCTAGATAAAACGAACTTAGAGAAAATGTGGGAAGAGACGGTTAAAGAAGCTCAAAAGATTGCTTATGAAGAAAATCTGGAGCTTGAGGCAGAACCGCTTCTTAGGATAGAACCCGTTAGGTTTCATCCTCAACTTGTGGAGCTTTGCAAAGAATCGATTCTCGAGGTTTGTTCAAAAGTACACTCGCTAGGATCAGGCCCCCTTCATGATGCTTCTGAAATTGCCAAAGCCGGGATTCCTACTGCGATGATGTTCGTGCAGAGTAAAGAGGGCATATCTCATAGTCCTAAAGAAGACTCAGTAATAGAACATTTAGAAATGGCCGTCGTTGCTTTCGAAAAGTGGGTGAAAAAAACAATCCATTGGCTGCTTAGTAAGCTACCAGAAAAAGCATGA
- a CDS encoding DUF488 domain-containing protein: MIIKSIGHGTKSLEELISMLKEANVEALIDVRSIPRSRHNPQFNKETIAEALSKESILYIHLPEAGGLRHPKKDSPNKGWKNESFRGFADYMATANFAAALDKIIEIGKEKSAALMCAETLPWRCHRSLIADALLLRGVEVVHILPKGKEIKHQLTPWSQIKNGIVTYPASDEM, translated from the coding sequence ATGATTATTAAAAGTATTGGGCATGGCACAAAATCTTTAGAGGAGTTGATTTCCATGCTCAAAGAAGCGAATGTAGAGGCGTTGATTGATGTCCGATCAATTCCTCGGTCTCGTCATAATCCCCAATTTAATAAAGAAACTATTGCAGAGGCACTTTCTAAAGAAAGCATTCTATATATTCATCTCCCAGAGGCTGGGGGATTGAGACATCCGAAAAAAGATTCTCCTAATAAAGGTTGGAAAAACGAGAGTTTCAGAGGATTTGCTGATTACATGGCTACTGCAAATTTTGCAGCCGCTCTTGATAAAATCATTGAAATAGGAAAAGAAAAAAGCGCAGCTCTTATGTGCGCAGAAACCCTCCCATGGCGCTGCCACCGTTCTCTCATTGCAGATGCTCTACTGCTCCGTGGAGTAGAAGTTGTTCACATCTTGCCAAAAGGAAAGGAAATAAAACATCAACTGACTCCATGGTCTCAGATAAAAAATGGGATAGTGACCTATCCTGCATCAGATGAAATGTAA